In a genomic window of Urocitellus parryii isolate mUroPar1 chromosome 11, mUroPar1.hap1, whole genome shotgun sequence:
- the Cd160 gene encoding CD160 antigen → MWRTLVAPGRGCCALVILLTIVDMPPGGGLHITSSASQHGEQLTLVCTLRHKREEAEGFIVFLCKDRSWNCSSEVSLKQLRPKRDPEVDDVGDKSSQLVYTINRVTPADSGTYQCCARSQKLGLHLQGRFFSVVVTAL, encoded by the exons ATGTGGAGGACACTGGTGGCACCTGGCAGAGGCTGCTGCGCCCTGGTCATCCTGCTGACGATTGTGGACATGCCGCCCGGTG GAGGCCTCCACATCACCAGCTCAGCTTCCCAGCACGGAGAGCAGCTGACCTTGGTCTGTACGCTGCGGCACAAGAGAGAAGAAGCCGAGGGGTTCATCGTGTTTTTGTGCAAAGACCGATCTTGGAACTGCTCCTCTGAGGTCAGCCTGAAGCAGCTGAGACCCAAGAGGGATCCCGAGGTGGACGATGTCGGTGACAAGTCCTCTCAGCTGGTGTACACCATCAACAGAGTCACACCAGCCGACAGCGGGACCTACCAGTGCTGTGCCAGGAGCCAGAAACTGGGCCTGCACCTTCAAGGCCGTTTTTTCTCTGTTGTAGTCACAG CTTTATAA